A section of the Candidatus Legionella polyplacis genome encodes:
- a CDS encoding Na+/H+ antiporter NhaA — MNKLCHKEFANLEKIGSLLVFIFALFAIILSNSPYCYFYEKALNYVVRIKIFNFLVAKSFLSLVNDGLMIIYFVLVGLEVIDVLIENFLVNKVSMLIFNIVVFSGLVFPAFVFFIFNKNYIEYLKGWSIPISTDIVFSSSVINFLDPYVSYSLKSLLTVISVFDDIQSMIVISIFYSKKVPLFLGLFLISIILIYLFYFNFKSSLLFITIGFFSLFFLFKSGVHGVLSGIIISIIVSKYKNLNFLIYFKKYLKYFVTFFILPIFALVNSGIVFVNFNFSMLLHPIFLGVFFGLLVGKQIGIFLPLFFFIKIKCLLKLDSNIKSLDIYGISLLCGIGFTMSIFIGSISYHYDLYYMTLAKEGIFLGSFCSGMLGIFVLNNVSTRRNDNLVKKC; from the coding sequence ATGAATAAATTGTGTCATAAAGAATTTGCTAATTTAGAAAAAATAGGTAGTTTATTAGTTTTTATTTTTGCTTTATTTGCAATAATTTTATCAAATTCTCCATATTGTTATTTTTATGAAAAAGCGTTAAATTATGTAGTTCGAATAAAAATATTTAATTTTTTAGTTGCAAAATCATTTTTATCATTGGTAAATGATGGTTTAATGATTATTTACTTCGTACTGGTTGGTCTCGAAGTTATAGATGTTCTTATAGAAAATTTTCTTGTTAACAAAGTGAGTATGTTAATTTTTAATATTGTTGTTTTTAGTGGTTTAGTTTTTCCGGCATTTGTTTTTTTTATTTTTAATAAAAATTATATAGAATATTTAAAAGGATGGTCTATACCAATTTCTACTGATATTGTTTTTTCTTCAAGTGTTATTAATTTTTTGGATCCTTATGTATCTTATTCTTTAAAAAGTTTATTAACTGTTATTTCTGTTTTTGATGATATACAATCAATGATTGTGATATCTATTTTTTATTCTAAAAAAGTTCCTTTATTTTTAGGATTATTTTTAATTAGTATTATATTGATTTATTTATTTTATTTTAACTTCAAAAGTTCTCTATTGTTTATAACTATTGGTTTTTTTTCATTATTTTTTCTTTTTAAATCAGGTGTTCATGGAGTTTTGTCTGGAATAATTATTTCTATAATTGTTTCTAAATATAAGAATTTAAATTTTTTAATATATTTTAAAAAATATTTAAAATATTTTGTAACATTTTTTATTTTACCGATATTTGCTTTAGTAAATTCTGGTATAGTGTTTGTAAATTTTAATTTTTCAATGTTATTGCATCCTATTTTTCTTGGTGTGTTTTTTGGTTTATTAGTAGGAAAACAAATTGGTATATTTTTACCATTGTTTTTTTTTATTAAGATTAAATGTCTATTAAAATTAGATAGTAATATCAAATCTTTAGATATTTATGGGATTTCTTTGCTTTGTGGGATTGGATTTACAATGAGTATATTTATTGGGTCTATATCTTATCATTATGATTTATATTATATGACTTTGGCTAAAGAAGGTATATTTTTAGGTTCATTTTGTTCGGGAATGTTGGGTATTTTTGTCTTAAATAATGTAAGTACAAGAAGAAATGATAATTTAGTTAAGAAATGCTAA
- the ybeY gene encoding rRNA maturation RNase YbeY, producing the protein MKKKYYIDIQYSHKNYIPIKIKTIIFWAKLILKNLIKTAEITIKFVCPNEIIQLNYLYRKKNKITNILSFPSSISTYKKLNYHFLGDIIICTKILKIESKKIAQPFKKYLAFIIIHGILHLLGFNHIKKKEKTIMKNLENKLLIKLGFKLK; encoded by the coding sequence ATGAAAAAAAAATATTATATAGATATACAATATTCACACAAAAATTATATTCCAATAAAAATTAAAACTATTATTTTTTGGGCAAAATTAATATTAAAAAATTTAATAAAAACTGCTGAAATTACTATTAAATTTGTATGTCCAAATGAAATAATTCAATTAAACTATTTATACAGAAAAAAAAACAAAATTACAAATATATTGTCTTTTCCTAGTTCTATTTCTACATATAAAAAATTAAATTATCATTTCTTAGGAGACATTATTATATGTACAAAGATTTTAAAAATAGAATCTAAAAAAATAGCTCAACCATTTAAAAAATATTTAGCTTTTATAATTATTCATGGAATCCTACATTTATTAGGATTTAATCATATTAAAAAAAAAGAAAAAACAATCATGAAAAATTTAGAAAATAAATTGTTAATAAAATTAGGTTTCAAATTAAAATAA
- a CDS encoding L,D-transpeptidase: MIKFFIMFMIVPIIGYKLLLLNKSTLIIDDYGYIHKTLFYLKDKRGQKEFPLRILSNGKKQFVFNPKKYVWAVYNKHGDRIMTGSASGGKDFCKDLGTSCRTVTGSFYIYYKKGVNCRSSEFFVNKSRLGVKMPYCMFFFRGFSIHAAYEVPYANSSHGCIKVLPSAAEWLNKYFMKIGTQVIVLPY, encoded by the coding sequence ATGATTAAGTTTTTTATTATGTTTATGATAGTTCCTATCATAGGTTATAAATTATTGTTACTTAACAAATCAACTTTAATAATAGATGATTATGGATATATCCATAAAACATTATTTTATTTGAAAGATAAAAGGGGTCAAAAGGAGTTTCCATTGAGGATTTTATCAAATGGGAAAAAACAATTTGTTTTTAATCCTAAAAAATATGTATGGGCTGTTTATAATAAACATGGTGATCGAATTATGACAGGTAGTGCTTCTGGTGGAAAAGATTTTTGTAAAGATTTGGGAACATCATGTCGTACTGTAACTGGTAGTTTTTACATTTATTACAAAAAAGGGGTAAATTGTCGTTCTAGTGAATTTTTTGTAAATAAAAGTCGTTTAGGAGTTAAAATGCCTTATTGTATGTTTTTTTTTCGTGGATTTAGTATACATGCTGCTTATGAAGTTCCTTATGCAAATTCTAGTCATGGTTGTATTAAAGTGCTTCCTAGTGCGGCGGAGTGGTTAAATAAATATTTTATGAAAATAGGTACTCAAGTTATAGTTCTTCCTTATTAA
- a CDS encoding tryptophan--tRNA ligase (catalyzes a two-step reaction, first charging a tryptophan molecule by linking its carboxyl group to the alpha-phosphate of ATP, followed by transfer of the aminoacyl-adenylate to its tRNA), with protein sequence MKKRVVSGIRASGDLHIGHYHGVIKHWIDLQSQYDCYFFIADLHGLTTCYKNPNSIKPFVWNMLVDLFACGINPNMCKIFIQSWISEHIELFLLLSMITSLNWVEHVPSHKNQKQRNFLKKDFMTYGFLGYPILQSSDILLYRADYVPIGEDQIAHIELTRKIVRKFNFLYKDNNLYIKHLIFKAIQNLKNNYSNYYIFLKKILQNNDGCKLINEIKLFLANYKKFPLRVKQNLLNNFDVYRKKILNEPKAIIRHGFSKVLGTDGKKMSKSFHNTISLRENLNDVKKKIFSMPTDPNRIKRYIPGNPGNCSVWQLHSIYSTDSLKEWIKSGCCSAKFGCVDCKKMIVDSIKKELFIIQEKIQFYQSKINLIKNIVIEHTEIAKKEARKTLDEIKIIMGLDY encoded by the coding sequence ATGAAAAAGCGTGTGGTTTCTGGTATACGTGCTAGTGGAGATTTGCATATTGGACATTATCATGGAGTTATTAAACATTGGATTGACTTACAAAGTCAATATGATTGTTATTTTTTTATTGCAGATTTACATGGGTTAACGACTTGTTATAAAAATCCAAATTCTATTAAACCTTTTGTTTGGAATATGTTGGTTGATTTGTTTGCATGTGGAATAAATCCAAATATGTGCAAGATTTTTATTCAATCTTGGATTTCAGAACATATTGAATTATTTTTATTACTTTCTATGATTACTTCGTTAAATTGGGTTGAACATGTTCCTTCTCATAAGAATCAAAAACAAAGAAATTTTTTAAAAAAAGATTTTATGACATATGGTTTTTTAGGTTATCCTATTTTACAAAGTTCTGATATATTACTTTATAGAGCAGATTATGTTCCAATTGGTGAGGATCAAATTGCTCATATTGAATTAACTAGAAAAATTGTCAGAAAATTTAATTTTTTATATAAAGATAATAATCTTTATATAAAACATTTAATTTTTAAGGCTATTCAAAATTTAAAAAATAATTATAGTAATTATTATATTTTTTTAAAAAAAATTTTACAAAATAATGATGGGTGTAAGTTAATTAATGAAATTAAGTTGTTTTTAGCAAATTATAAAAAGTTTCCTTTAAGAGTTAAACAGAATTTATTAAATAATTTTGATGTTTATAGAAAAAAGATATTGAATGAACCAAAAGCAATAATAAGACATGGTTTTTCTAAAGTACTAGGAACTGATGGAAAAAAAATGTCTAAATCATTTCATAATACTATTTCTTTAAGAGAAAATTTAAATGATGTGAAAAAGAAGATATTTTCTATGCCAACTGATCCTAATCGTATAAAAAGATATATCCCTGGAAATCCAGGAAATTGTTCTGTATGGCAATTACATAGTATTTATTCAACAGATTCTTTAAAGGAATGGATAAAATCTGGGTGTTGTTCTGCTAAATTTGGATGTGTTGATTGTAAAAAAATGATTGTTGATTCTATTAAAAAGGAATTATTTATAATTCAAGAGAAGATTCAATTTTATCAATCAAAAATAAATTTAATTAAAAATATTGTAATAGAACATACTGAAATAGCAAAAAAAGAAGCTAGAAAAACATTGGATGAAATAAAAATAATAATGGGTTTAGATTATTGA
- a CDS encoding purine-nucleoside phosphorylase — MQKKKITLAHISTKKIKKKNPYFKPIIGIILGSGLGNLSSMLNNTIIIKYKDLPGFPKCTVNGHNGNLILGNISGKDVVCLQGRSHSYEGTNFHTMKTYVRTLKLLGCQYFLCTNASGSLKKKIKPGEIMILTDHINMQPNNPLVGINDEEFGPRFLPLNNLYDAKLKEKMLIIAKKENIILHQGVYISVLGPNYETAAEIKAFKILGGDAVGMSTIPEVLLAKHCGMKIIAIAGITNYATGIVSTNHTHETVLAMASKIEKKLNKLIKKFIEELLH; from the coding sequence ATGCAAAAAAAAAAAATAACATTAGCACATATATCCACAAAAAAAATAAAAAAAAAAAATCCTTACTTTAAACCAATCATAGGAATCATACTTGGATCAGGATTAGGCAATCTATCATCAATGTTAAATAACACTATTATTATTAAATATAAAGATTTACCAGGATTTCCAAAATGTACAGTAAATGGTCATAATGGTAACTTAATACTAGGAAATATATCAGGAAAAGATGTTGTATGTTTGCAAGGAAGAAGTCATAGTTATGAAGGGACAAACTTTCACACAATGAAAACATACGTTAGAACTTTAAAATTATTAGGTTGTCAATATTTTTTATGTACTAATGCATCTGGATCTCTAAAAAAAAAAATTAAACCAGGAGAAATTATGATTTTGACTGATCATATAAATATGCAACCAAACAATCCATTGGTAGGAATTAATGACGAAGAATTTGGACCAAGATTTTTACCATTAAATAATTTATATGATGCAAAACTAAAAGAAAAAATGTTAATAATAGCTAAAAAAGAAAATATTATTTTACATCAAGGAGTATATATTTCAGTACTAGGACCAAATTACGAAACAGCAGCAGAAATAAAAGCATTTAAAATATTAGGAGGAGATGCAGTAGGTATGTCTACTATTCCAGAAGTTTTATTAGCAAAACATTGCGGAATGAAAATTATCGCAATCGCAGGTATTACAAATTATGCTACAGGCATTGTATCTACAAACCATACTCATGAAACAGTACTAGCAATGGCATCAAAAATAGAAAAAAAACTTAATAAATTAATAAAAAAATTCATAGAAGAACTTTTACATTAA
- the leuS gene encoding leucine--tRNA ligase → MDINYLPKKIEKITQEYWKEKKVFNVFKDSNKKKFYCLSMFPYPSGDLHIGHVRNYTIGDIIARYQRSLGKNVLHPIGWDAFGLPAENAAIKHKINPQKWTEKNIKRMKKQLLKLGNSYDWNREINTCNPNYYQWEQWFFIKLYEKGLIYRKKTLVNWDPIDKTVLANEQVINGKGWRSGATIEQKEISQWFIKITSYAKELLKNLNTLDKWPNKVKQMQYNWIGKSKGYEINFQINHNTKLLKIYTTRLDLIMGVTYIAIAPDHSLAKEIAKQDINISNFIKNCYKTAITEENIVTSKKHGIKTNIIAIHPITKTKIPIWIVNFILMQYNLKAIMVAPAHDQCNWEFAKQNNIPIKEVIIPFNKLKHDYNQSAFTQEGYLINSGQFNNLSSKKANKEIIRFLIKHGYGNTSINLRIRDWSISRQRYWGTPIPMIHCNQCGIIPVQEKHLPIILPKIHSFKHKKLSLSNFPNFYKIKCHKCKKNATRDTDTLDTFFQSSWYYVRFTCPTQHNTMTNNETNYWMPVDQYVGGIEHAVMHLLYARFFYKLMRDEKLVQYNEPFKKLLTQGMVIKDGQKMSKSLGNIINVNYLIDKYGADATRLFIIFLAPPEQNLEWSSNNSIKGIHKFLTKLWNFSYKNRKLYLKLNNSTVNDNFLNLEKSEYKLKKFYSSIYKILEKINFSYKNHKFNTIVSNAMKLFKKIIKFTIETKKDEYLIYISTSILLRILAPIAPHICHVLWINLGFKDIIIDAKWPKIDKNIINFNEKKICIQINGKFKSFLKISKNISKQKLLSLTKQHMKKYLEEKKITNIIYIVDKKIINLIVK, encoded by the coding sequence ATGGATATAAATTATCTTCCAAAAAAAATTGAAAAAATTACTCAAGAATATTGGAAAGAAAAAAAAGTTTTTAATGTTTTTAAAGATTCAAATAAAAAAAAATTCTACTGCTTATCTATGTTTCCATATCCAAGTGGAGATCTACATATAGGACATGTACGAAATTACACAATAGGAGACATCATAGCCAGATATCAAAGATCATTGGGAAAAAATGTATTACATCCAATTGGATGGGATGCTTTTGGTCTTCCAGCTGAAAATGCCGCCATAAAACATAAGATTAATCCACAAAAATGGACAGAAAAAAATATAAAACGTATGAAAAAACAATTATTAAAATTGGGAAATTCATACGATTGGAATAGAGAAATTAATACATGTAATCCAAATTATTATCAATGGGAACAATGGTTTTTTATTAAACTATATGAAAAAGGACTTATCTACAGGAAAAAAACTCTTGTTAATTGGGATCCAATAGATAAAACAGTATTAGCCAACGAACAAGTAATTAATGGAAAAGGATGGAGATCAGGAGCTACAATAGAACAAAAAGAAATATCACAATGGTTTATTAAAATAACTTCATATGCAAAAGAATTATTAAAAAATTTAAATACATTAGATAAATGGCCAAATAAAGTAAAGCAAATGCAATATAATTGGATAGGAAAGTCCAAAGGATATGAAATTAATTTTCAAATAAATCACAATACGAAATTATTAAAAATATATACAACAAGATTAGATCTTATTATGGGAGTAACATATATAGCTATCGCTCCTGATCATTCTTTAGCAAAAGAAATCGCGAAACAAGATATAAATATCAGTAACTTTATTAAAAATTGCTATAAAACAGCAATAACAGAAGAAAATATAGTTACCTCAAAAAAACATGGAATAAAAACTAACATTATTGCAATTCATCCAATTACCAAAACCAAAATTCCTATTTGGATAGTCAATTTTATATTAATGCAATATAATTTAAAAGCAATAATGGTAGCACCAGCACATGATCAATGTAACTGGGAATTTGCAAAACAAAATAATATACCTATAAAAGAAGTTATTATTCCTTTTAACAAATTAAAACATGACTATAACCAATCTGCCTTTACCCAAGAAGGTTATTTAATAAATTCAGGACAATTTAATAACTTATCTTCAAAGAAAGCAAATAAAGAAATTATTCGTTTTTTAATAAAACATGGTTATGGAAATACTTCTATTAATTTACGTATTAGAGATTGGAGTATATCCAGACAACGATATTGGGGTACTCCTATCCCAATGATTCATTGTAATCAATGCGGAATAATTCCAGTTCAAGAAAAACATTTACCAATAATTCTACCTAAAATACATTCTTTCAAACATAAAAAACTATCCTTATCTAATTTTCCCAATTTTTATAAAATAAAATGTCATAAATGTAAAAAAAATGCTACTAGAGATACAGATACTTTAGATACATTTTTTCAATCTTCCTGGTATTACGTTAGATTTACCTGTCCCACACAACATAATACAATGACTAATAATGAAACTAACTATTGGATGCCAGTTGATCAATATGTTGGAGGAATTGAACATGCTGTTATGCATTTATTATACGCTAGATTTTTTTATAAACTCATGAGAGATGAAAAATTAGTACAATATAACGAACCATTTAAAAAATTACTCACTCAAGGAATGGTCATTAAAGATGGACAAAAAATGTCTAAATCATTAGGAAATATCATAAACGTAAATTATTTAATTGATAAATATGGAGCTGATGCAACACGATTATTTATCATCTTCCTAGCTCCACCAGAACAAAATTTAGAATGGTCTTCTAATAATTCTATAAAAGGAATACATAAATTCCTAACAAAACTTTGGAATTTTTCATATAAAAATAGAAAGTTATATTTGAAATTAAATAATTCCACTGTAAATGATAATTTTCTAAACTTAGAAAAATCTGAATATAAATTAAAAAAATTTTATTCTTCCATATACAAAATTTTAGAAAAAATTAATTTCAGTTATAAAAATCATAAATTTAACACGATTGTATCAAATGCAATGAAACTTTTTAAAAAAATAATCAAATTTACTATTGAAACAAAAAAAGATGAATATCTTATTTATATTAGCACAAGTATATTATTAAGGATATTAGCACCAATTGCACCACATATTTGTCATGTTTTATGGATTAATTTAGGATTTAAAGACATCATAATAGATGCAAAATGGCCGAAAATAGATAAAAACATTATTAATTTTAATGAGAAAAAAATTTGTATTCAAATAAATGGAAAATTTAAATCTTTTTTAAAGATATCAAAAAACATTTCAAAACAAAAATTATTATCCTTAACTAAACAACATATGAAAAAATATTTAGAAGAAAAAAAAATCACAAATATTATTTATATCGTTGATAAAAAAATAATAAATCTAATTGTGAAATAA
- a CDS encoding proline--tRNA ligase has protein sequence MRISKWFLSTNKNPINNKENISYQLMIKSGIIRKISTGLYTWMPLGLKILQKIKNLIRKEMNKNYAIEILMPILQPSTLWKQTGRWNIFGNQLMKLKNNHYKEYCLSPTHEEIITKLIKHELKSYKQLPIIFYQIQNKFRDEIRPRFGTIRTQEFIMKDAYSFHLNNECLKKTYKIMRETYCNIFNKLKLNYRIVKANNGNIGGNISHEFQILTNIGEDIIIYSNSSNYAANLEQATDLKSSTKYYQSTIKSNINYYNNNKTNKKIFKITSNNEISIFLKTKKEKIVKTFIAEGKNSPFIALILKENDELNLTKAEKHPLIKSPIKLIEESTIKKIFNTLPCFLGPINLKIPIIVDYHALMVKDFICGANEINKFYLNVKWGKDVHYNDVYDLRKVQVGDLSPDGKGKLKSCKGIEIAHIFQIGNKYSKILNAKILNKNHKLTNLVMGCYGLGISRMIAAIIEQFHDENGIIWPFEIAPFQIVIIPINAHQSNLIKTISENIYQQLIKENWDVLLDDRNEKPGILFMDHDLIGIPHHLIISKKNIKNNLIEYKSRKNKEKHLIPIDNIIQFIKTLK, from the coding sequence ATGCGTATATCTAAATGGTTTTTATCGACAAATAAAAATCCTATAAATAATAAAGAAAATATTTCTTATCAATTGATGATAAAATCTGGAATTATACGAAAAATTAGTACAGGACTATATACATGGATGCCACTAGGATTAAAAATACTTCAAAAAATAAAAAATTTAATTAGAAAAGAAATGAATAAAAATTATGCAATAGAAATACTTATGCCAATATTGCAACCATCAACATTATGGAAACAAACTGGAAGATGGAATATATTTGGAAATCAATTAATGAAATTAAAAAATAATCATTACAAAGAATATTGTCTATCTCCTACTCATGAAGAAATTATTACTAAATTAATTAAACATGAACTAAAATCATACAAGCAATTACCTATTATTTTTTATCAAATCCAAAATAAATTTAGAGATGAAATCAGACCAAGATTTGGAACAATAAGAACACAAGAATTCATCATGAAAGATGCCTATTCCTTTCATTTAAATAATGAATGCCTAAAAAAAACTTATAAAATAATGCGTGAAACTTATTGTAATATATTTAATAAATTAAAATTAAATTATCGTATTGTAAAAGCTAATAACGGAAACATAGGAGGGAATATATCACATGAATTCCAAATCTTAACAAATATTGGAGAAGATATAATTATCTATAGCAATAGTAGTAACTATGCTGCAAATTTAGAACAAGCTACCGATTTAAAATCTTCAACAAAATATTATCAATCCACAATAAAATCTAATATTAATTATTACAATAATAATAAAACAAATAAAAAAATATTTAAAATTACGTCAAATAATGAAATATCTATTTTCCTTAAAACAAAAAAAGAAAAAATTGTAAAAACTTTTATTGCTGAAGGAAAAAATAGTCCATTTATAGCATTAATTTTAAAAGAAAACGATGAACTTAATTTAACTAAAGCTGAAAAACATCCATTAATAAAGTCACCAATAAAATTAATTGAAGAAAGCACTATAAAAAAAATCTTTAATACATTACCTTGCTTTTTAGGACCAATTAATTTAAAAATTCCAATTATAGTTGATTACCATGCTCTTATGGTAAAAGATTTTATTTGTGGAGCCAATGAAATAAATAAATTTTATTTAAACGTAAAATGGGGAAAAGACGTACATTATAATGATGTTTATGATTTAAGAAAAGTACAAGTAGGAGATCTAAGTCCAGATGGAAAAGGAAAACTAAAATCCTGTAAAGGGATAGAAATAGCACATATATTCCAAATTGGAAATAAATATTCAAAAATATTAAATGCAAAAATCTTAAATAAAAATCATAAACTTACAAATTTAGTTATGGGATGTTATGGCTTGGGAATCAGTCGAATGATTGCAGCCATTATTGAACAATTTCATGATGAAAATGGAATTATATGGCCATTCGAGATCGCTCCATTTCAAATAGTTATAATTCCAATAAATGCACATCAATCAAATTTAATTAAAACTATATCAGAAAATATATATCAACAACTAATCAAAGAAAACTGGGATGTACTATTGGATGACAGAAATGAAAAACCTGGTATTTTATTTATGGATCATGATTTAATTGGTATACCACACCATTTAATTATCAGTAAAAAAAATATAAAAAATAATCTTATTGAATATAAATCTAGAAAAAATAAAGAAAAACATCTAATTCCTATAGATAACATTATTCAATTCATAAAAACACTAAAATAA
- the ubiG gene encoding bifunctional 2-polyprenyl-6-hydroxyphenol methylase/3-demethylubiquinol 3-O-methyltransferase UbiG has translation MVNKFRNGTDFSNQARQWWDKNGPCHILHCINPVRIEFICKFCSLFKKEVLDVGCGGGILSESMAMLGANVTGLDIENSLINIAKCHAIKESLVIDYYCMPIDHYGNKLFDVIVCLELLEHVKDPCSILYHCYRLLNSSGYLFISTINSGIISYIQIVVIAEYLLGIIPKQTHDFRNFISPSKLASIARSVGFKVIDLKGMSYNVFTRKAKITNKICVNYFMVLQKK, from the coding sequence ATGGTCAATAAATTTAGGAATGGTACTGATTTTTCTAATCAAGCTAGACAGTGGTGGGATAAAAATGGTCCTTGTCATATACTTCATTGTATTAATCCTGTGCGTATTGAGTTTATTTGTAAGTTTTGCTCTCTATTTAAGAAAGAGGTTTTAGATGTTGGTTGCGGTGGAGGTATTTTATCAGAATCTATGGCGATGTTAGGAGCAAATGTTACTGGATTGGATATTGAAAATTCCCTTATTAATATAGCAAAATGTCATGCTATTAAAGAAAGTCTTGTTATAGATTATTATTGTATGCCTATTGATCATTATGGTAATAAATTATTTGATGTTATTGTTTGTTTAGAATTATTAGAACATGTTAAAGATCCTTGTTCAATATTGTATCACTGCTATAGATTATTAAATTCTAGTGGTTACTTATTTATATCAACTATTAATTCTGGAATTATATCGTATATACAAATTGTTGTTATAGCTGAATATTTATTAGGTATAATACCAAAACAAACACACGATTTTCGAAATTTTATATCTCCAAGTAAACTTGCAAGTATTGCAAGATCTGTTGGATTTAAAGTTATTGATTTAAAGGGAATGTCGTACAATGTTTTTACTAGAAAAGCTAAAATTACTAATAAAATATGTGTAAATTATTTTATGGTTTTGCAGAAAAAATAG
- the nadD gene encoding nicotinate (nicotinamide) nucleotide adenylyltransferase — MQNNSIVIYGGSFDPIHNGHINVANNVQNNLNFKKILFLPCKHSKLKYHKKFATDKQRIEMLKLAFFENKKNFSINYYELNKTTPSYTYVTLKYFRNKFGTHIPISIVIGTDVFNTIQFWYSWKKILNLSNLIVTNRAGININYSKTIKRLIQKHKIFDFNLLHYNTHGCIYFFNIHSIYISSKLIRKYLNKKIIKKYIPKLVRNYIFKHKIYQ; from the coding sequence ATGCAAAATAATAGTATCGTTATTTATGGAGGCTCATTTGACCCAATCCATAATGGACACATTAATGTTGCTAATAACGTTCAAAATAATCTAAATTTTAAAAAAATTTTATTTTTACCATGCAAACATTCAAAACTTAAATATCATAAAAAATTTGCTACAGACAAACAACGTATAGAAATGTTAAAATTAGCTTTTTTCGAAAATAAAAAAAATTTTTCTATTAATTATTATGAATTAAATAAGACAACACCATCATATACATATGTAACATTAAAATATTTTCGAAACAAGTTTGGAACTCATATTCCTATATCCATAGTGATAGGAACAGACGTATTTAATACAATACAATTTTGGTATTCTTGGAAAAAAATATTAAACTTATCAAATTTGATAGTAACAAATAGAGCAGGAATTAATATAAATTATTCAAAAACAATAAAAAGACTAATTCAAAAACATAAAATATTTGATTTTAACTTATTACACTACAATACACATGGTTGTATATATTTTTTTAATATACATTCTATCTACATATCTTCTAAATTAATAAGAAAATATTTAAATAAAAAAATAATAAAAAAATACATCCCAAAATTAGTAAGAAACTATATATTTAAACATAAAATATACCAATAA
- a CDS encoding protein-L-isoaspartate O-methyltransferase family protein yields MNKERNNMLKKQLYYGYITNKKILDIFNNIPRHIFVQNKFKTFSYSDMRIPINYGQYMLTPLEEAIILQSLFLKGNEKILEIGTGTGFFTAILSKLSKKIISIDYYEEFIKTAENKLKALSIRNIQLIKKDFNTYKCNNKYLFDILICTAAIDKIKIPYLLKFLSNGKLFTILKNKLTMKGILFIIQNNKIIKQNILFETITTPIIDHSNKKIFIL; encoded by the coding sequence ATGAATAAAGAAAGAAATAACATGTTGAAAAAACAATTATATTACGGATATATAACAAATAAAAAAATCCTTGATATTTTTAATAATATACCTAGACACATTTTTGTTCAAAATAAATTTAAAACATTCTCCTATTCTGATATGAGAATACCAATTAATTATGGTCAATATATGTTAACTCCATTAGAAGAAGCCATTATTCTACAATCTTTATTTTTAAAAGGAAATGAAAAAATATTAGAAATTGGAACAGGAACAGGGTTTTTTACAGCAATATTAAGTAAATTATCCAAAAAAATTATAAGTATTGATTATTATGAAGAATTTATAAAAACAGCTGAAAATAAATTAAAAGCCCTATCTATCAGAAATATACAATTAATCAAAAAAGATTTTAACACCTACAAATGCAACAATAAATATTTATTCGATATATTAATCTGTACAGCAGCAATAGATAAAATAAAAATACCATATTTATTAAAATTTTTATCTAATGGAAAATTATTTACTATATTAAAAAACAAATTAACAATGAAAGGAATTTTATTTATTATTCAAAATAATAAAATTATTAAACAAAATATATTGTTTGAAACAATTACAACTCCGATAATTGATCACTCAAATAAAAAAATATTTATATTATAA